The following proteins come from a genomic window of Nicotiana tomentosiformis chromosome 12, ASM39032v3, whole genome shotgun sequence:
- the LOC104100949 gene encoding serine/threonine-protein kinase BSK7-like, giving the protein MGCEYSKFASCCWTGQSGPIHEAQNPDEEKDEVSDLPAFHEFTFEQLRIATSAFAVENIVSEHGVKAPNVVYKGKLENQRPVAVKRFNRSAWPDSRQFLEEARAVGQLRNNRLANLLGCCCEGDERLLVADFIPNETLAKHLFHWDTQPMKWAMRLRVALYIAQALEYCTDKGRALYHDLNAYRILFDEDGDPRLSCFGLMKNSRDGKSYSTNLAFTPPEYLRTGRITPESVIFSFGTLLLDLLSGKHIPPSHALDLIKDRNLQMLTDSCLEGQFSTDDGTELVRIASRCLQYEPRERPNLKSLVAALYPLQKEAEVPSHVLMGISRDGETMSLSPLGEACLKTDLTAIHEILDTLGYKDDEGAATELSFQMWTDQMLETLNSKKKGDVAFKNKDFRAAIECYTKFIDVGTMVSPTVYAHRSLSYLMSDMPQEALNDAVQAQVISPVWHIASYLQAASLFTLGRENEAQVTLREAAILEEEKNTT; this is encoded by the exons ATGGGCTGTGAATATTCTAAATTTGCCTCGTGTTGCTGGACAGGACAGAGTGGCCCCATTCACGAGGCTCAAAATCCTG ATGAAGAAAAAGACGAAGTTAGTGATTTGCCTGCATTCCACGAGTTTACGTTTGAGCAGCTCAGGATAGCTACATCTGCATTTGCTGTAGAGAATATTGTTTCGGAACACGGTGTGAAAGCTCCAAATGTTGTTTATAAAGGAAAGCTGGAGAACCAGAGACCGGTTGCCGTTAAACGCTTCAACAGATCTGCGTGGCCTGATTCCCGGCAGTTTTTA GAAGAAGCAAGGGCCGTCGGTCAACTCCGCAACAATAGGTTAGCAAATCTTCTTGGCTGTTGCTGCGAGGGTGATGAGAGGTTGCTAGTTGCAGACTTCATTCCCAATGAAACACTTGCAAAGCATCTTTTTCATT GGGACACACAACCAATGAAGTGGGCAATGCGGTTAAGGGTGGCCTTGTATATTGCACAGGCTCTTGAATATTGTACAGACAAAGGGCGTGCTCTTTATCATGATCTTAATGCTTATAGAATATTATTCGATGAA GATGGTGATCCCCGACTCTCTTGTTTTGGTTTGATGAAGAACAGTCGAGATGGAAAAAGTTACAGCACAAACTTGGCATTTACTCCTCCTGAATATTTGAGGACAG GAAGAATCACCCCAGAGAGTGTGATATTTAGCTTCGGGACACTTTTGCTTGACCTTCTCAGTGGAAAACACATCCCTCCTAGCCAT GCACTGGATCTGATAAAAGACCGGAATCTTCAGATGCTAACTGATTCTTGCTTGGAAGGTCAATTTTCTACAGATGACGGAACTGAATTGGTACGGATTGCTTCAAGATGTCTACAATACGAGCCTCGTGAGCGGCCGAATCTCAAGTCATTAGTTGCTGCATTATATCCTCTTCAAAAAGAAGCTGAG GTTCCCTCTCATGTATTGATGGGTATATCACGTGATGGCGAAACTATGTCTCTATCTCCACTTGGTGAAGCTTGTTTGAAAACCGACTTGACTGCCATCCATGAGATTTTAGACACGCTTGGGTACAAAGATGATGAGGGAGCAGCTACTGAG CTTTCATTTCAGATGTGGACAGATCAGATGCTGGAAACATTGAACTCAAAGAAAAAGGGTGATGTTGCTTTCAAGAACAAAGATTTTAGAGCTGCCATTGAATGCTATACGAAG TTTATCGATGTTGGAACCATGGTCTCACCAACTGTGTACGCTCATCGGAGTCTGTCTTATCTCATGAGTGATATGCCACAAGAAGCCCTCAACGATGCAGTACAAGCACAAGTAATATCTCCTGTTTGGCATATCGCATCGTATTTGCAAGCTGCTTCTCTTTTCACATTGGGGAGGGAAAACGAGGCACAAGTCACACTTAGAGAGGCTGCCATACTCGAAGAAGAGAAGAACACAACTTGA